One stretch of Comamonas testosteroni DNA includes these proteins:
- a CDS encoding DUF3334 family protein, giving the protein MSQPTAPIVHGTEDVLIALCNSVSRVLQVATQCPIQYSGMVQRITKTSLKPDIGCFVLIDGGFSALIIINFSADAAMELYRSYLLSMGMAESDLANSYTSDDVSNVMGELMNQVVGDFTSKVQRELQTHIAQSQPKMIRLNKQVNLSVDANLDAPEARRVTFYTGNNNIFYLEMAVDHMEFIKIKDFEAQEKPDPDLVMAQAREAQTGQAPAALNTAAASSDTDDLLKSLGL; this is encoded by the coding sequence ATGAGCCAACCCACCGCCCCCATCGTCCACGGCACCGAAGATGTGCTGATTGCCCTGTGCAACTCCGTCTCGCGCGTGCTGCAGGTGGCCACCCAGTGCCCGATTCAGTACTCGGGCATGGTGCAACGCATCACCAAGACAAGTCTCAAACCCGATATCGGCTGCTTTGTGCTGATCGATGGTGGTTTTTCTGCGCTCATCATCATCAACTTCTCGGCCGATGCGGCCATGGAGCTCTACCGCAGCTATCTGCTGTCCATGGGCATGGCCGAGAGCGATCTGGCCAATTCCTATACCTCGGACGATGTGAGCAACGTCATGGGCGAGCTGATGAACCAGGTCGTTGGCGACTTCACCAGCAAGGTGCAGCGCGAACTGCAGACCCATATCGCGCAAAGTCAGCCCAAGATGATCCGCCTGAACAAGCAGGTCAATCTGAGTGTGGATGCCAATCTGGATGCCCCGGAAGCGCGCCGCGTGACCTTCTACACAGGCAACAACAACATCTTCTATCTGGAGATGGCGGTGGATCACATGGAGTTCATCAAGATCAAGGACTTCGAAGCCCAGGAAAAACCGGACCCTGATCTTGTCATGGCCCAGGCCCGGGAAGCCCAAACTGGACAAGCGCCTGCAGCTCTCAACACGGCGGCAGCCTCCAGCGATACCGACGACCTGCTCAAGTCGCTGGGTCTCTGA
- the proX gene encoding glycine betaine/L-proline ABC transporter substrate-binding protein ProX has translation MHSNKPAHSPFPPLQLHSRHLAAIALLSFGAAAAQAQTNSGDLPGKGISVQPLKGTVDEEMFQTLLVSRALEKLGYRVQPVKSLENGTQHVAVAQGDATFTATHWMPLHRAFYENNGADKAFYRAGTYSRNAVQGYLIDKATAEKYKIVSITQLKDPKLAALFDTDGDGKADLTGCNPGWGCELAINKHLKGLDLESSITHRQGNYQALIADTITRYKSGKPILYYVWTPFWVNTVLRPGKEVSWLEVPNVPGAQGEDQTQLPNGKNYGFKLNQQYILANKVWAEKNPAAAKLFAVMQLPIEDINAQNMRMRQGESSSADVSRHVDGWIKAHQQTFDGWLEQARAAAK, from the coding sequence ATGCACAGCAACAAGCCCGCACATTCGCCTTTCCCGCCCCTGCAGCTCCATTCCCGCCATCTGGCTGCCATCGCCTTGCTGAGCTTTGGCGCCGCCGCCGCACAAGCGCAAACCAACTCTGGTGACCTGCCCGGCAAAGGCATCTCGGTGCAGCCGCTCAAGGGCACGGTGGATGAGGAAATGTTCCAGACCCTGCTGGTTTCGCGTGCTCTGGAGAAGCTGGGCTACCGGGTACAGCCCGTCAAGAGCCTGGAAAACGGCACCCAGCATGTGGCCGTGGCCCAGGGCGACGCCACCTTTACCGCCACTCACTGGATGCCTCTGCACCGTGCCTTCTATGAGAACAATGGCGCAGACAAGGCCTTCTATCGCGCCGGCACTTACTCGCGCAATGCGGTACAAGGCTATCTGATCGACAAGGCGACGGCCGAGAAGTACAAAATCGTCAGCATCACGCAGCTCAAGGACCCCAAGCTGGCGGCGCTGTTCGACACCGACGGCGACGGCAAGGCCGATCTGACGGGCTGCAACCCTGGCTGGGGCTGCGAGCTGGCCATCAACAAACATCTCAAGGGACTGGATCTGGAGTCCAGCATCACCCACAGGCAAGGCAACTACCAGGCCTTGATTGCCGACACCATCACCCGCTACAAAAGCGGCAAGCCCATTCTCTACTACGTCTGGACCCCGTTCTGGGTGAACACAGTGCTGCGCCCGGGCAAGGAAGTCAGCTGGCTGGAGGTACCCAATGTCCCCGGTGCCCAGGGCGAAGACCAGACCCAGCTGCCCAATGGCAAGAACTACGGCTTCAAGCTCAATCAGCAGTACATCCTGGCCAACAAGGTCTGGGCCGAGAAAAATCCGGCCGCTGCCAAGCTATTTGCCGTAATGCAGCTGCCTATCGAGGACATCAACGCCCAGAACATGCGCATGCGCCAGGGCGAGAGCAGCTCGGCCGACGTCAGTCGCCATGTGGACGGCTGGATCAAAGCCCATCAGCAGACTTTTGACGGCTGGCTGGAGCAGGCGCGCGCCGCTGCAAAATAG
- the proX gene encoding glycine betaine/L-proline ABC transporter substrate-binding protein ProX, translating to MSKSVQTPSPNRHTRRQLLLGTAGAAALGLGQSPSWAARQKVPGDALPGKGITVLPVKSALAEENFQTLLVMKALQQLGYTVKPWEELDYPLIHVAVANGDASFMANHWNPHHAEFYQQAGGDAKLSRKGVYAAGAAQGYMIDKKTADKHRITHLDQLKDPGLAALFDIDGDGKANLIGPNAGWGGEAVVAHQIKAFGLENTVSYTQGNYPALIADTLARFKAGKPVLYYAWTPYWLSNVLRPGQEVVWLQVSRSSMPGVQASTDTKLPNGRNYGFPLNNEYIVANKLWVEQNPAAGKLFEIMQIPISDISRQNQLLREGESKPADIHRHVDAWIKAHQQTFDAWIAQAKAAALKS from the coding sequence ATGAGCAAGTCTGTGCAGACTCCGAGCCCAAACCGACACACCAGGCGCCAGCTGCTGCTGGGCACGGCCGGCGCTGCGGCGCTGGGTCTTGGTCAGTCGCCTAGCTGGGCGGCCAGACAGAAGGTGCCAGGCGATGCGCTTCCGGGCAAGGGCATCACGGTGCTGCCCGTCAAGAGCGCTCTGGCCGAAGAGAACTTCCAGACGCTGCTGGTGATGAAGGCACTGCAGCAGCTGGGCTACACCGTCAAGCCCTGGGAAGAGCTGGACTACCCGCTGATCCACGTGGCAGTGGCCAATGGCGATGCCAGCTTCATGGCCAACCACTGGAACCCGCACCACGCCGAGTTCTATCAGCAGGCCGGCGGCGATGCCAAGCTCTCGCGCAAGGGCGTGTATGCAGCCGGTGCCGCGCAGGGCTACATGATCGACAAGAAGACAGCCGACAAACACAGGATCACCCATCTCGACCAGCTCAAGGATCCCGGACTGGCGGCCCTCTTCGATATCGACGGCGACGGCAAGGCCAATCTGATCGGCCCCAACGCCGGCTGGGGTGGCGAGGCCGTGGTGGCCCATCAGATCAAGGCTTTCGGCCTGGAAAACACTGTCAGCTACACCCAGGGCAACTATCCGGCACTGATTGCCGACACGCTGGCGCGCTTCAAGGCCGGCAAGCCTGTGCTGTATTACGCGTGGACGCCCTACTGGCTCAGCAATGTGCTGCGCCCCGGCCAGGAAGTGGTGTGGCTGCAGGTGTCGCGCTCTTCCATGCCCGGGGTGCAGGCCAGCACCGACACCAAGCTGCCCAATGGCCGCAACTACGGCTTTCCGCTCAACAACGAGTACATCGTGGCCAACAAGCTCTGGGTCGAGCAGAACCCGGCCGCCGGCAAGCTGTTCGAGATCATGCAGATTCCCATCAGCGACATCAGCCGCCAGAACCAGCTGCTGCGCGAAGGGGAAAGCAAGCCCGCCGATATCCACCGCCATGTGGACGCTTGGATCAAGGCCCACCAGCAGACTTTTGACGCCTGGATTGCCCAGGCCAAGGCCGCAGCCCTGAAATCCTGA
- the proX gene encoding glycine betaine/L-proline ABC transporter substrate-binding protein ProX, whose amino-acid sequence MSTADNTASIRHGLGHWLLASTAAASMALSMVSTGAFAADELPGKGIKVQPLKSSIAEESFQTQLVMKALEKLGYEVQPMKEVEYPTAHIALANGDATFMANHWNPLHADYYKNAGGDAKLYRKGVFSANAAQGYLIDKKTADEHKITNLGQLKNPEIAKLFDTDGDGKADLTGCTPGWGCEAMIEHQLGAYKLRDTVTHKQGTYSALMADTITRYKAGKPILYYTWTPYWVSNVLKPGKDVVWLQVPFSALPGEQSGTDTKLANGKNYGFIANNQQIVANKAWAEQNPAAAKLFEIIKLPVGDINAQNYMMSQGQNKASDIERHTDGWIKAHQKTFDGWISQALAAAKKS is encoded by the coding sequence ATGAGTACAGCCGACAACACCGCCAGCATCCGCCACGGCCTGGGCCACTGGCTGCTTGCCAGCACAGCCGCTGCCTCCATGGCCCTGTCCATGGTCAGCACTGGTGCCTTCGCTGCCGACGAGCTTCCAGGCAAGGGCATCAAGGTCCAGCCGCTCAAGAGCTCGATTGCCGAAGAAAGCTTCCAGACCCAGCTCGTCATGAAGGCCCTGGAAAAGCTGGGCTACGAGGTCCAGCCCATGAAGGAAGTGGAATACCCCACGGCCCATATTGCACTGGCCAACGGCGACGCCACCTTCATGGCCAACCACTGGAACCCGCTGCACGCCGACTACTACAAGAATGCGGGCGGCGACGCCAAGCTCTACCGCAAGGGTGTGTTCTCGGCCAATGCAGCTCAGGGCTATCTGATCGACAAGAAGACGGCCGATGAGCACAAGATCACGAATCTGGGGCAGCTCAAGAACCCCGAAATTGCCAAGCTGTTCGACACCGACGGTGACGGCAAGGCCGACCTGACAGGCTGCACGCCCGGCTGGGGCTGCGAGGCCATGATCGAGCACCAGCTCGGCGCCTACAAGCTGCGCGATACGGTCACTCACAAGCAGGGCACCTATTCGGCGCTGATGGCCGACACCATCACACGCTACAAGGCCGGCAAGCCCATCCTCTACTACACCTGGACGCCCTACTGGGTGAGCAATGTGCTCAAGCCCGGCAAGGATGTTGTCTGGCTGCAGGTCCCGTTCTCCGCACTGCCCGGCGAACAGTCCGGCACGGACACCAAACTGGCCAACGGCAAGAACTACGGCTTCATTGCCAACAACCAGCAAATCGTGGCCAACAAGGCCTGGGCAGAGCAGAACCCTGCGGCAGCCAAGCTGTTTGAAATCATCAAGCTGCCCGTGGGCGACATCAACGCCCAGAACTACATGATGAGCCAGGGCCAGAACAAGGCTTCCGATATCGAGCGTCATACCGACGGCTGGATCAAGGCCCATCAGAAGACTTTCGACGGCTGGATCAGCCAGGCGCTGGCGGCTGCCAAGAAGTCCTGA
- the proW gene encoding glycine betaine/L-proline ABC transporter permease ProW, with product MNDNALNNPDTETTSAAFDDPWAAASAPAAEPVSTHVTSSAADADPWAASYADADASSGADAWSSGDAASQVSSTDWLSAPSPTDVPEHDGGIGQLWHQITTEGLPVQDSINNGLTWVVDHFRPFFQAVRTPIDATLNGVTDVLQTIPMPALVLLIALLAWQFAGRKLAIGSAVSLLIVALLGIWSEAMVTLALVLTSLFFCIVIGLPVGILLASSDRAQRWTRPLLDAMQTTPAFVYLVPVVMLFGIGNVPGVIVTIVFALPPLIRLTNLGIRQVRPDLIEASRAYGASPAQLLWKVQLPLAMPSIMAGINQALMLSLSMVVIASMIAVGGLGQMVLRGIGRLDMGLATVGGLGIVLLAIVLDRITQAMGEPKRGSARWWTTGPAGLAVRLLGNKHSAPAPKPGSEAAKPATI from the coding sequence TTGAACGACAACGCACTGAACAATCCCGACACAGAAACCACCAGCGCGGCTTTTGACGACCCGTGGGCCGCAGCTTCTGCGCCCGCCGCCGAGCCGGTCAGCACCCATGTCACCAGCTCGGCGGCAGATGCCGATCCCTGGGCCGCCTCCTATGCCGATGCGGATGCCAGCTCAGGCGCCGATGCCTGGAGCAGCGGCGATGCCGCCAGCCAGGTCAGCAGCACCGACTGGCTCAGCGCCCCCTCGCCCACCGATGTGCCCGAGCATGACGGCGGCATAGGCCAGCTCTGGCATCAGATCACCACCGAAGGCCTGCCCGTGCAGGACTCGATCAACAACGGCCTCACCTGGGTGGTTGATCATTTCCGCCCGTTCTTCCAGGCTGTTCGTACCCCCATCGACGCCACGCTCAACGGTGTGACCGATGTGCTGCAGACCATCCCCATGCCGGCACTGGTGCTGCTGATTGCCCTGCTGGCCTGGCAGTTTGCAGGCCGCAAGCTGGCCATTGGCTCGGCAGTTTCGCTGCTGATTGTGGCCCTGCTGGGCATCTGGTCCGAAGCCATGGTCACCCTGGCCCTGGTGCTGACATCGCTGTTCTTCTGCATCGTGATCGGTCTACCCGTCGGCATCTTGCTGGCCAGCAGCGACCGTGCCCAGCGCTGGACGCGCCCGCTGTTGGACGCCATGCAGACCACGCCGGCCTTCGTCTATCTGGTGCCGGTGGTCATGCTGTTCGGTATCGGCAACGTGCCCGGAGTGATCGTGACCATCGTGTTTGCGCTGCCGCCGCTGATCCGCCTGACCAATCTGGGCATTCGCCAGGTGCGCCCCGACCTGATCGAGGCCAGCCGTGCCTATGGTGCCTCGCCTGCCCAGTTGCTGTGGAAGGTGCAGCTGCCACTGGCCATGCCCTCCATCATGGCCGGTATCAACCAGGCGCTGATGCTGTCCCTGTCCATGGTGGTGATTGCTTCCATGATCGCCGTCGGCGGTCTGGGCCAGATGGTGCTGCGCGGCATCGGCCGTCTGGACATGGGTCTGGCTACCGTTGGCGGCCTGGGCATCGTGCTGCTGGCCATCGTGCTGGACCGCATCACCCAGGCCATGGGCGAGCCCAAGCGCGGCAGTGCCCGCTGGTGGACCACCGGCCCAGCGGGTCTGGCCGTGCGTCTGCTGGGCAACAAGCACTCGGCACCAGCTCCCAAGCCCGGTAGCGAAGCCGCCAAGCCAGCAACGATCTGA
- the proV gene encoding glycine betaine/L-proline ABC transporter ATP-binding protein ProV: protein MAKQIAIDHVFKVFGNDPKTALNLVKLGRSKQEILAQTGQSIGVFDADFTIEAGEIFVVMGLSGSGKSTLVRMLNRLIEPTSGRILVDGQDINTLNDKELRALRRKDISMVFQSFALMPHLTVLDNTAFGLELAGVDRATRQQQAQDALEQVGLGAWGASYPDELSGGMQQRVGLARALASDPSILLMDEAFSALDPIIRTEMQSELLRLQEIKRRTIVFISHDLDEAMRIGDRIAIMKDGMVQQVGTPDEILRNPANDYVRTFIQGVDAAAVFKAADIARQALTVISEHSDRGCRAALRLLEDSDRDYAYVLNARKRFLGVVSSQSLRDALHGHEGMLGLKHAFISDVQPIASSTPVAELFGTVATPACPLPVVDEEGKYLGVISRTTMLKFLDRATPPVPPPQKEIPPIKLDQHFQPKSNTQAAQHAAL from the coding sequence GTGGCCAAGCAAATCGCTATCGATCATGTCTTCAAGGTCTTCGGCAACGATCCGAAAACCGCGCTCAATCTTGTGAAACTGGGCCGCAGCAAGCAGGAGATCCTCGCCCAGACCGGGCAATCCATCGGCGTGTTCGACGCCGACTTCACCATCGAAGCCGGTGAAATCTTTGTAGTCATGGGCCTGTCGGGCTCGGGCAAGTCCACCCTGGTGCGCATGCTCAATCGCCTGATCGAGCCCACCAGCGGCCGCATCCTGGTCGACGGCCAGGACATCAATACGCTCAATGACAAGGAACTGCGTGCGCTGCGCCGCAAGGACATCTCCATGGTGTTCCAGTCCTTTGCCCTCATGCCCCACCTCACGGTGCTGGACAACACGGCCTTTGGTCTGGAGCTGGCCGGCGTGGACCGCGCCACGCGCCAGCAGCAGGCGCAGGATGCCCTGGAGCAGGTGGGCCTGGGTGCCTGGGGCGCCAGCTACCCGGACGAGCTCTCCGGCGGCATGCAGCAGCGCGTGGGCCTGGCCCGCGCACTGGCCTCCGACCCGTCCATTTTGCTGATGGACGAGGCCTTCTCGGCACTGGACCCCATCATCCGCACCGAGATGCAGTCCGAACTGTTGCGTCTGCAGGAAATCAAGCGCCGCACCATCGTCTTCATCTCTCACGATCTGGACGAAGCCATGCGCATTGGCGACCGCATCGCCATCATGAAGGACGGCATGGTGCAGCAGGTCGGCACGCCCGACGAGATTCTGCGCAACCCGGCCAACGATTATGTGCGCACCTTCATTCAAGGCGTGGATGCGGCAGCCGTGTTCAAGGCCGCCGACATCGCCCGTCAGGCGCTGACCGTGATTTCCGAACATAGCGACCGTGGCTGCCGCGCCGCGCTGCGCCTGCTGGAGGACTCCGACCGCGATTACGCCTATGTGCTCAATGCCCGCAAACGCTTTCTGGGCGTGGTCTCGTCGCAGTCGCTGCGCGATGCACTGCACGGCCACGAGGGAATGCTGGGCCTCAAGCACGCCTTCATCTCCGATGTGCAGCCTATCGCCAGCAGCACGCCGGTGGCCGAACTGTTCGGCACCGTAGCCACTCCTGCCTGCCCGCTGCCTGTGGTGGATGAAGAGGGCAAATACCTGGGCGTTATCAGTCGCACCACCATGCTCAAGTTCCTGGATCGCGCCACCCCGCCGGTGCCGCCACCTCAGAAGGAAATTCCGCCCATCAAGCTGGACCAGCACTTCCAGCCCAAGTCCAACACGCAAGCTGCCCAGCACGCAGCGCTATAA
- a CDS encoding YqhA family protein encodes MSRIPSDEAGNSTLHTQHGGFQPYGALRPLPSLIFASRWLQLPLYLGLIAAQGVYVWHFLLELWHLVEAVFGNQEALHALITNIGYKSDVQITHLNETIIMLVVLALIDVVMISNLLIMVIVGGYETFVSRMGLESHPDQPEWLSHVNASVLKVKLALSIIGISSIHLLKSFINAGSYEVQVLMWQTIIHVVFLLSALAIALTDKLTQSAHH; translated from the coding sequence ATGAGCCGCATCCCTTCAGACGAAGCAGGCAACTCCACCCTCCACACGCAGCATGGCGGCTTCCAGCCCTATGGCGCATTGCGCCCCCTGCCCTCGCTGATCTTTGCCAGCCGCTGGCTGCAGCTGCCGCTGTACCTGGGCCTGATTGCCGCCCAGGGTGTCTATGTCTGGCACTTTCTGCTGGAGCTCTGGCATCTGGTGGAGGCGGTCTTCGGCAATCAGGAAGCCTTGCATGCCCTGATCACCAATATTGGCTACAAAAGCGATGTCCAGATCACCCACCTGAACGAAACCATCATCATGCTGGTGGTACTGGCCCTGATCGATGTGGTCATGATCTCCAACCTGCTGATCATGGTCATCGTGGGTGGCTACGAAACCTTTGTCAGCCGCATGGGCCTGGAATCCCACCCCGACCAGCCCGAGTGGCTGAGCCATGTGAATGCCTCGGTACTCAAGGTCAAGCTGGCGCTGTCCATCATCGGCATCAGCTCCATCCACCTGCTCAAGAGCTTCATCAATGCCGGCAGCTATGAAGTGCAGGTACTGATGTGGCAGACCATCATCCATGTGGTCTTCCTGCTCAGCGCCCTGGCCATTGCCCTGACCGACAAGCTCACCCAAAGCGCTCACCACTGA
- the acs gene encoding acetate--CoA ligase, which yields MSAATSTIESVLVENRVFPPPADFAAKARISGMAQYQALCDEAERDYEGYWARLARENVKWSKPFTQVLDQSNPPFYKWFADGELNASANCLDKHMGTPVENKTAIIFEADGGEVTKVTYKELLARVSQFANALKARGVQKGDRVLIYMPMTIEGVVAMQACARIGATHSVVFGGFSAKAVQERIVDVGASLVVTSNYQMRGGKELPLKAIVDDALALGGCEAVKSVLVYERTATACNMVAGRDISFTDALAGQSTECEAVPVNAEHPLFILYTSGSTGKPKGVQHATGGYVLWAKQTFEWTFDARDSDVFWCTADIGWITGHSYVAYGPLAAGTTQIVFEGVPTFPNAGRFWQMIERHQCSIFYTAPTAIRSLIKAADSDPSVHPKNWNLSSLRLLGSVGEPINPEAWMWYHKHVGGERCPIVDTFWQTENGGHMITPLPGATPLVPGSCTLPLPGITAAIVDEAGNEIPNGAGGILVVKKPWPSMIRNIWGDPERFKKSYFPEELKGYYLAGDGAVRSEDRGYFRITGRIDDVLNVSGHRMGTMEIESALVAKTDLVAEAAVVGRPDDLTGEAICAFVVLKRGKPTGEEARQIAAELRNWVAKEIGPIAKPKDIRFGDNLPKTRSGKIMRRLLRSLAKGEAITQDTSTLENPAILEQLSEVN from the coding sequence ATGAGCGCTGCGACATCAACCATCGAATCCGTGCTGGTGGAAAACCGTGTGTTCCCGCCGCCTGCGGATTTCGCCGCCAAGGCCCGCATCTCGGGCATGGCGCAGTACCAGGCCTTGTGCGATGAAGCCGAACGCGACTATGAAGGCTATTGGGCGCGTCTGGCCCGCGAGAACGTGAAGTGGAGCAAACCCTTCACCCAGGTGCTGGACCAGAGCAACCCGCCGTTCTACAAATGGTTTGCCGACGGCGAGCTCAACGCCAGCGCCAACTGCCTGGACAAGCACATGGGCACGCCCGTGGAGAACAAGACGGCCATCATCTTCGAAGCCGACGGCGGCGAGGTCACCAAGGTCACTTACAAAGAGTTGCTTGCCCGCGTCAGCCAGTTCGCCAATGCGCTCAAGGCGCGCGGCGTGCAAAAGGGCGATCGCGTGCTGATCTACATGCCCATGACCATCGAGGGTGTGGTGGCCATGCAGGCCTGTGCACGCATCGGTGCCACACATTCCGTGGTGTTCGGCGGCTTCTCGGCCAAGGCCGTGCAGGAGCGCATCGTGGACGTGGGCGCCAGTCTGGTCGTCACCTCCAACTACCAGATGCGCGGCGGCAAGGAGTTGCCGCTCAAGGCCATCGTCGACGACGCGCTTGCGCTGGGCGGCTGCGAAGCCGTCAAGAGCGTGCTGGTCTATGAGCGCACGGCCACCGCCTGCAATATGGTCGCGGGCCGCGATATCAGCTTCACCGATGCGCTGGCCGGTCAATCCACCGAGTGCGAGGCCGTGCCCGTCAATGCCGAGCATCCGCTCTTCATCCTCTACACCAGCGGCTCCACCGGCAAGCCCAAGGGCGTGCAGCATGCCACCGGCGGCTATGTGCTTTGGGCCAAGCAGACTTTCGAGTGGACCTTCGATGCCAGGGACAGCGATGTCTTCTGGTGTACGGCCGATATCGGCTGGATCACTGGTCACAGCTATGTGGCCTATGGCCCGCTGGCGGCCGGCACCACGCAGATCGTCTTCGAAGGCGTGCCGACCTTCCCCAATGCGGGCCGCTTCTGGCAGATGATCGAGCGTCACCAGTGCAGCATCTTCTACACGGCGCCCACGGCCATTCGTTCGCTGATCAAGGCGGCGGACTCCGACCCCAGCGTCCACCCGAAGAACTGGAATCTGTCCAGCCTGCGTCTGCTGGGCTCGGTGGGCGAGCCCATCAATCCCGAGGCCTGGATGTGGTATCACAAGCATGTGGGCGGCGAGCGCTGCCCCATCGTGGACACCTTCTGGCAGACCGAGAACGGCGGTCACATGATCACGCCGCTGCCCGGTGCCACGCCTCTGGTGCCCGGCTCCTGCACCCTGCCTCTGCCCGGCATCACGGCGGCCATCGTCGATGAGGCCGGCAACGAGATCCCCAATGGCGCCGGCGGCATCCTGGTGGTGAAAAAGCCCTGGCCCTCGATGATCCGCAACATCTGGGGCGACCCCGAGCGCTTCAAGAAGAGCTACTTCCCCGAAGAGCTCAAGGGCTATTACCTGGCCGGCGACGGCGCGGTGCGCAGCGAGGATCGTGGCTATTTCCGCATCACGGGCCGTATCGACGATGTGCTCAATGTCTCGGGCCACCGCATGGGCACCATGGAAATCGAGTCGGCCCTGGTGGCCAAGACCGATCTGGTGGCCGAAGCCGCCGTGGTTGGCCGTCCCGACGACCTGACCGGCGAAGCCATCTGCGCCTTTGTGGTGCTCAAGCGCGGCAAGCCCACGGGCGAGGAGGCCAGGCAGATCGCGGCCGAGCTGCGCAACTGGGTGGCCAAGGAGATCGGCCCCATTGCCAAGCCCAAGGACATCCGCTTCGGCGACAACCTGCCCAAGACCCGCAGCGGCAAGATCATGCGCCGCCTGCTGCGCTCGCTGGCCAAGGGAGAAGCGATCACCCAGGACACCAGCACGCTGGAGAATCCTGCGATCCTGGAGCAGTTGTCGGAGGTCAACTGA
- a CDS encoding LapA family protein, with product MNFRTICIALIVALIAVLAAFNWTALSAPAAVSLGLTEIQAPLGVLMLGLTILLSVFFIAYVLWMQGSVLLEARRHAKEMQAQRDLADKAEASRFTELRSVLEALHARDKEEVMARLDVLEAHLVQRAQESDNSTAAYVGQLEQQVHQINR from the coding sequence ATGAACTTTCGCACCATCTGCATTGCCCTCATCGTGGCCCTGATTGCCGTGCTGGCAGCCTTCAACTGGACGGCGCTGTCGGCTCCTGCCGCGGTTTCGCTGGGTCTAACCGAAATCCAGGCACCACTGGGCGTTCTCATGCTGGGGCTGACGATTTTGCTGAGCGTGTTTTTCATCGCCTATGTGCTGTGGATGCAGGGCTCGGTGCTGCTGGAGGCGCGTCGCCACGCCAAGGAGATGCAGGCCCAGCGCGATCTGGCCGACAAGGCCGAGGCTTCGCGTTTCACCGAGCTGCGCAGCGTGCTCGAAGCACTGCATGCCAGGGACAAGGAAGAGGTGATGGCCAGGCTCGACGTGCTGGAAGCGCATCTGGTGCAGCGTGCCCAGGAGTCGGACAACAGCACGGCCGCCTATGTGGGGCAGCTGGAGCAGCAGGTCCACCAGATCAATCGCTGA